A region of the Oceanispirochaeta sp. genome:
CTCTTCAGCCTCTTTTTTTTTCCCTTCATTGATCAGGACAAGCATTTGATTGTGGTAAGCAATGGCTGTATTATCCCGAATGATGTTCAGAATCCTTTTATATTCCCGGTCCTGCTGGACCCATGAGGGGGCTCCCTGGAGAAAATTCAAGGCCTCTTTATGACGTCCTTCAGCTGAGAACAATTCTGCTTGCAGACTATAGTGGTATGCTGCCAGAGAGAGGGCTCTTGCCTCTGTTATCAATGTTGAATCCAGGGCCTGTTTAATCTCATTTATGGTAGCCCTGGAAAATGGCTCCCCTACTTTCAATTCCAGTGTGCGCTGTGCGATAAGGAACTTCATCATACTCTGTTCAGACGGCATCATATAATCTCCCTGAGCAGCCAGAAAATCAGCAGCCTCCTGGAGCTTGTTATTGTTGACCATCTCAGCACAGGCATTATAGAGGATCTGTGACCGGGTATTTTTCAAAAAAGCAGGAACACTGTAGGGACCAGTAGAGGCTTCGTTTATAAGACTCACTGCAGCAAGATAGTCCTTTTGAGTATTCAACAAGGCAGCTGCATTCTGCACTGTATCAAAATAATCAGATTGTGCCTGAAGAGAACCGGTCAGAACAAGACGGTCCGCACTCAGAGTCAATGCATCCCTATGTTTATTTCTTTTCTGCAGTTCAACGATTCGATTCTGCAGGATCAACCCCGCCATATCCTTGTCACCCAGATGGACTCTTTGTCTGTAATTTCCCGGTGGCACATAGACGAATCCTGTTTTGTCGGTAAAACTGGAATGGAATTCTTTCCGGCTCCCCGGGTCAAAACCCCATTCACTTGTCGTCTCAATATCTATTTCTATGCGATCCCCCCTGGAGGGAAGGATGCAAAAGGCATGATCGTCAACATGAATCCCTTCAATCCGGATACCATGATAGCGGGTCAGAATGATAAAAAAGGCTGCTGAGGAAACACAGTTATAGGTCCCCCTATCAATCAGAGTATCCAGACGGGTCTGGGTAAGGCTGTAGCGTTTTAGAAGCTTCCTATGCATGAAGGACAGTAGGGCTTCTGTCTTTTCTGCTTCCGCCATTGAAGTAGAAACCAGATCTTCAGATTCTTCCAGGATCAATTTTATTTTCTGCTCATACCCGGGCAGCTCACTTTCAGTGAGGCTTGAACTGATCAGATAGAGGCGGATAAGTTGGTCATATCCCAGGGGATCTTTCATCGCCCCATAGGATTCAAAGACTTTATCTGACTGGAAGGGGATGGATTCTCCCCAAACCGTCAAAGTCAGTACTATATATAGAATAAAAATAAATGATTTGAGGGGATAATTCTTCATATATTTAATTTTAGGCGAAACTTGGGAGATATCAAAGCTCCCGGTCCTGAAATAATTGATTTTCCAGGTATCAATTATTATATTTGAATCATTAAAAGATGAATGAAAAGCAGAGGAGATATATAGAATATGGAAAAAGATTTTGTCATTATCGGCGGTGGAATAGCAGGATTGAGTGCAGCACAGTATGGTTCCAGAGCAAACCTGGACACTCTGGTCATTGAGGAAATGGCACCGGGAGGACAAGCCCTTCTGATTGCAGATCTGGAAAACTATCCCGGATTCCCTGAACCGGTCAATGGATTTCAATTTTCAATGGATATGCATAAGCAGGCACAGAAATTTGGGGCCGAGTTTTTGACGGCCTCTGTCAAGAGTATTAAAAAAGAGGGTAAATTTTTTACCATCGAGACTTCTAAAGAATCGATCACAGCTAAAGCGGTTGTCCTGGCAACGGGAGCGAAACACCGTCATCTGGAGATACCCGGTGAAGAAGAGTTCGGGGGCAGAGGTGTTTCCTACTGCGCCACTTGCGACGGCCCATTCTTCAAGAATAAAAAGATGCTCGTTGTCGGTGGTGGAGATGCCGCCTGTGATGAAGCCAATTACCTGGCAAACCTGACGGACAAAGTGGTGATGATCCACAGAAGAGACAGATTCAGAGCTCAGAAAGCCGTGGCTGACAGAGTCCTGAACAATCCTAATATTGAGGTCCGTTTCAATACTGTTGCTAAGGAGATCAAAGGAAATGACGTTAAATTGAATCGGGTCATCCTTGCAAAAACAGACAGTGATGAAGTAATGGAAGAGGAATTTGATGCTGTCTTTGTCTTTGTCGGTTCCATCCCCCAAACCCAACTTGTCCCGGATGTAAAAAAAGATGAGACAGGATATATAATTGCTGATACCAATATGGAATCTTCTCTTAGGGGTCTCTATGCGGTGGGAGATGTACGTGATACTCCCTTCAGGCAGCTCATTACAGCGGCAGCCGATGGTGCCTTAGCAGCTCACTCTGCTTCTAACTATATTGACGACCTCAAGGGAGAAGCCTATATTTAAGCCTCGGTAAAATACGGAAGCCCGGTCAATACCGGGCTTCTTTTTAATAGGATAATCTGTGGCTTTACACACTAAAAGACTTTTACATCTCTTCTTTTTTTTCGGGGTTATTTACCCTCTGACCTCTCTGGACTTTAGTTCGAAAATTCCAAATGAACAACTTGTTGAAGAACTCCTTGATTCCATGACTGATGAAGACATCCTGGGTCAGGTATTCATGCTGGGTTATATGGGAGAAACAGCGTCAGAGGTCATCATGGACTGGATTACCGAGAAAAAGATCGGAGGAATCAAGATTTTCGGATGGAATGCCAATGATCTATCCGTCCTGGCCGATACGATTGGTAACATGCAGGACGGGGCACTGAATACGGAGTTTAAAATACCCCTGATCATTGCGACAGACCAGGAGGGCGGATGGGTTCGTCATATTAAGGGGGAAACATCCATAACTCCCGGAAATCTGGCTCTTGGAGCCTCAGGTATCCCCTACGACTCATATATGACTGGTTTGTACATAGGTCAGGAACTTAGACGTCTGGGAATTAATATGAATTTTGCCCCCACCGTGGATGTTTACCTCAATCCGCTGGCCGATGTAATCGGCCCCAGAGCATTTTCCCAGGACCCGATACAGACGGGATCACTGGGAACCGCCTTTTTCAAGGGGATGGAAGAGGCTGCTGTTATCAGCACGGCGAAACATTTTCCGGGTCATGGCAATGCCGATGAAGACTCCCATGGAACCCTTCCTGTGATTCCCTCGACTCTTGACTTCCTTGAATCACATGACCTGATTCCCTATAAAATGATGATTAAGGAAGGGTTACCTGCCATCATGGTGGGGCATCTGGCCTTCCCGAATATAACAGAAAATATGAAACCTGCCTCTTTATGCCCTATCTTTCTTAAGGATATTCTCAGGGATGAAATGAACTACGAAGGATTAGTCATCACCGACGATCTAGTCATGCAAGGGGCTCGATACAATAACAGAAGCCTTCCCGAGGTGTGTGAAACAGCCCTGCGCGCGGGGAGTGATATTCTTCTGATAAGCAGGAATCCTGATGTACATGAAGAAATTTGGCAATACCTGATAAAGCTTATGAAAGTTGACCCTGGTTTTGCGCAGGATGTCCGCACAGCCGCCTCCAGGGTATTGAAAATCAAGGCAAAATATCTCAAAAGGCCGGATCATGTCCCCTTTCACCCCTCCTCTGTTGGAATCAAGGAAGACATTCCCGGTAGGGACAGCAAAGAATTCTTTTTTGGTCAGGCCGCCCGCAGTACAACCTTAGTAAGGCAGTCGGTCATACCTGTACCATTCAACAGCACAGCACTCATCTGCGGCCTATATTCTGATTTCAGAAGGCAGGGAGAAGCCATGTTTGAAGGAAGTAGCCTGAAAATCCCCTATTCCTTTGACAATAACGAAAAATGGGACGTGATCAGCCGCATCAGACAGAGGGCTGAAGACTATGACTTTATCATTTTTAGTCTTTCCAGATATCAGGATCTGTATATCCTGAAAGAATTGGAGGACCTGGCTGAAAAAATCATTGTTTTATCTTCGTTGACTCCAGTCTATCTGAATGACTTGCCCTGGGTACGGGATGCCGTAGCCGTTTACGGCAGCGGTAAAGACTCCTATCAATCCGGCTTTGCTGCCATCCGGGGAGATTTTTTTCCCAGAGGAAGACTACCTGTCGATTTTATCCATGACCTTCATGCCCAGTGAATGATCAAGGATGACTATGAGAACAAACCTGTTAAATGAATTGATAAATTTGAGGATGAGGTACCACAGCTTATGAAGATTCTGATGATGACCAGTGAAACAGTTCCCTTTGCGAAGTCCGGCGGCCTGGCAGATATGGTCAGTGCCCTCTCCCTTTCATTGAAGCAGTTGGGAAACGATGTCAGGATACTCCTGCCCCTCTACGATTCTATTGATGCAGAGGGTTTTGAATCTCTTGGAATGATAGATATAGATATGGTCAACAGATTTGAAAGGGTCCATCTTTATACAACAACTCTCGAAGACTCGGCCATACCTGTCTATTTTATTGAGAACAGTAAATTTTTTGGAAGAAAGGGCATCTACGGTCCCACCCCATCCTCCTCATACCCGGATAACGCCCAGAGATACAGCCTCCTCAGCCGGAGCTTCATAGAAGTCTGCACCCATATAGAATGGATTCCCGATGTGATTCACAGTCATGACTGGCCTTGCGGATTGGCTTCCATTTATCTTAAAAAAGCTCCTGAAGCATTCCTTGAATGCTCCTCTGTTTTCACTATTCATAATATGGGCTATCAGGGCTGCTATACGAAGCAGGATCTTCCCTGGATCGGTCTTACCCCGGATGAAACGAGAAGCTACCATATGATGGAAGAGTGTCAAATCAATTTTCTAAAAACTGCCATTGAGAATAACGATCACATCACCACCGTATCACCCGGATATGCCCTGGAAATTCAGACCCTTCCTTATGGACACGGATTGGATCAGTCCCTGAGTCACCGGAAAAATGATCTGACCGGAATTCTCAATGGTGTGGATTATGACAGCTGGAATCCCATCCACGATGCTTTTATTGCTCCGGATAATTATTCTTTTATGGATTTTAAAGGGAAAAGAAACTGCAAAGCCAGACTTCAGAATAGATTCGGATTGGAAATTGATCCGGATATACCTCTTTTTGCCATGATATCCCGTCTTGTTGAGCAGAAAGGAATAGAAGAACTCTGTAAACCCGGTTCGGGAATATTGAAAGATTTTTGCAATGAAAAAAAAGTACAGATGGTGATTCTGGGTACCGGGGAACCCTGGTGTGAAGAAGAACTGACCCGGTTGAGCCGCATTTTCCCGAATCTGTCGGTCAAAATCACCTACAATGAAGAGCTGTCTCATCTGATTGAAGGGGGAGCAGATTTTTTTATGATGCCCAGCCGCTATGAACCCTGCGGATTGAATCAGCTCTACAGTCTTAAATATGGAACGATCCCCATTGTGAGAAGAACCGGAGGACTAGCCGATTCGGTCAAAGACCCCGAGGATGTCGGCTGGGAAGAGGCCACAGGTTTTGCCTTTGACAAGGCCGACCCTCTGGATTTCAGACAGGCCCTGGATAGAGCTGTAAACTGCTGGGAGAATCAGCCACAGCTGATTGATGAAATGAGATTAAAAGGCATGAAGGAAGACTTTTCATGGGGTCCGTCGGCCCATTCATATCT
Encoded here:
- the glgA gene encoding glycogen synthase GlgA, whose protein sequence is MKILMMTSETVPFAKSGGLADMVSALSLSLKQLGNDVRILLPLYDSIDAEGFESLGMIDIDMVNRFERVHLYTTTLEDSAIPVYFIENSKFFGRKGIYGPTPSSSYPDNAQRYSLLSRSFIEVCTHIEWIPDVIHSHDWPCGLASIYLKKAPEAFLECSSVFTIHNMGYQGCYTKQDLPWIGLTPDETRSYHMMEECQINFLKTAIENNDHITTVSPGYALEIQTLPYGHGLDQSLSHRKNDLTGILNGVDYDSWNPIHDAFIAPDNYSFMDFKGKRNCKARLQNRFGLEIDPDIPLFAMISRLVEQKGIEELCKPGSGILKDFCNEKKVQMVILGTGEPWCEEELTRLSRIFPNLSVKITYNEELSHLIEGGADFFMMPSRYEPCGLNQLYSLKYGTIPIVRRTGGLADSVKDPEDVGWEEATGFAFDKADPLDFRQALDRAVNCWENQPQLIDEMRLKGMKEDFSWGPSAHSYLKIYEELVSLKKI
- a CDS encoding glycoside hydrolase family 3 protein, with protein sequence MALHTKRLLHLFFFFGVIYPLTSLDFSSKIPNEQLVEELLDSMTDEDILGQVFMLGYMGETASEVIMDWITEKKIGGIKIFGWNANDLSVLADTIGNMQDGALNTEFKIPLIIATDQEGGWVRHIKGETSITPGNLALGASGIPYDSYMTGLYIGQELRRLGINMNFAPTVDVYLNPLADVIGPRAFSQDPIQTGSLGTAFFKGMEEAAVISTAKHFPGHGNADEDSHGTLPVIPSTLDFLESHDLIPYKMMIKEGLPAIMVGHLAFPNITENMKPASLCPIFLKDILRDEMNYEGLVITDDLVMQGARYNNRSLPEVCETALRAGSDILLISRNPDVHEEIWQYLIKLMKVDPGFAQDVRTAASRVLKIKAKYLKRPDHVPFHPSSVGIKEDIPGRDSKEFFFGQAARSTTLVRQSVIPVPFNSTALICGLYSDFRRQGEAMFEGSSLKIPYSFDNNEKWDVISRIRQRAEDYDFIIFSLSRYQDLYILKELEDLAEKIIVLSSLTPVYLNDLPWVRDAVAVYGSGKDSYQSGFAAIRGDFFPRGRLPVDFIHDLHAQ
- the trxB gene encoding thioredoxin-disulfide reductase; the protein is MEKDFVIIGGGIAGLSAAQYGSRANLDTLVIEEMAPGGQALLIADLENYPGFPEPVNGFQFSMDMHKQAQKFGAEFLTASVKSIKKEGKFFTIETSKESITAKAVVLATGAKHRHLEIPGEEEFGGRGVSYCATCDGPFFKNKKMLVVGGGDAACDEANYLANLTDKVVMIHRRDRFRAQKAVADRVLNNPNIEVRFNTVAKEIKGNDVKLNRVILAKTDSDEVMEEEFDAVFVFVGSIPQTQLVPDVKKDETGYIIADTNMESSLRGLYAVGDVRDTPFRQLITAAADGALAAHSASNYIDDLKGEAYI
- a CDS encoding tetratricopeptide repeat protein, with amino-acid sequence MKNYPLKSFIFILYIVLTLTVWGESIPFQSDKVFESYGAMKDPLGYDQLIRLYLISSSLTESELPGYEQKIKLILEESEDLVSTSMAEAEKTEALLSFMHRKLLKRYSLTQTRLDTLIDRGTYNCVSSAAFFIILTRYHGIRIEGIHVDDHAFCILPSRGDRIEIDIETTSEWGFDPGSRKEFHSSFTDKTGFVYVPPGNYRQRVHLGDKDMAGLILQNRIVELQKRNKHRDALTLSADRLVLTGSLQAQSDYFDTVQNAAALLNTQKDYLAAVSLINEASTGPYSVPAFLKNTRSQILYNACAEMVNNNKLQEAADFLAAQGDYMMPSEQSMMKFLIAQRTLELKVGEPFSRATINEIKQALDSTLITEARALSLAAYHYSLQAELFSAEGRHKEALNFLQGAPSWVQQDREYKRILNIIRDNTAIAYHNQMLVLINEGKKKEAEELLNEALDLIPGHSLLLQDKRNITR